From the Brevibacillus choshinensis genome, one window contains:
- a CDS encoding efflux RND transporter periplasmic adaptor subunit, whose amino-acid sequence MKNKHWKTIGAVLTAVSLITAGCSDSSTATTDESMPVVKTWKVASSQSGVIASGKIAASEEIQVVSKVSGKAATVTVNEGSVVKQGQVLVTLEAADYQQQIAQAQAAIAGAQAKLRDTKAGARNEQLQQLASTVEQAKASLKVAESNYNRMKALFDSGALSAAELEKNTLDLEKARTGLDQVQAQYDLAKAGPTSDTVAALQAEVSRLNSSLELAKSSYDNTIVRAPISGIVAKRNLDPGEMAGAGSPLLVLVKMDEVKVEASVPQEQINNVKVGSSVDVKVSSLGGKVLKGNVEFVSPISDANSSSFPVKIRVPNQDGTLRAGMVAEVMLQGQVEQGTKVPTAAVLEKDGKQYIYTVDKDVVHQVEVTVSNASGDWTTVTAGVNDNDQVVLNPTDKLAEGTKVIAN is encoded by the coding sequence ATGAAAAACAAGCATTGGAAAACAATCGGCGCCGTGCTGACAGCCGTTTCTCTTATAACAGCTGGCTGTAGTGACTCGTCAACCGCTACGACGGATGAAAGCATGCCGGTGGTGAAAACCTGGAAGGTGGCTTCATCCCAATCAGGTGTCATTGCCAGCGGTAAAATCGCTGCCTCCGAAGAAATCCAGGTCGTATCCAAAGTTTCCGGTAAAGCAGCTACAGTTACTGTGAACGAGGGCTCCGTGGTAAAACAAGGTCAAGTGCTCGTGACTTTGGAAGCAGCAGACTATCAACAACAAATTGCACAAGCACAAGCGGCTATTGCAGGTGCTCAAGCAAAACTCAGAGACACCAAAGCAGGTGCCCGCAATGAGCAGTTACAGCAGCTCGCAAGTACCGTTGAGCAAGCAAAAGCAAGCTTAAAGGTAGCTGAGAGCAACTACAACCGGATGAAAGCGCTGTTTGACTCCGGTGCATTGTCCGCAGCAGAATTGGAGAAAAATACGCTGGATTTGGAAAAAGCCCGCACAGGACTTGACCAAGTGCAAGCTCAGTACGATCTGGCAAAAGCAGGTCCTACTTCTGACACCGTAGCAGCGCTGCAGGCAGAAGTGAGCCGCCTGAACTCCAGCCTGGAGCTGGCTAAAAGCAGCTACGACAACACCATCGTTCGTGCCCCAATCTCGGGTATCGTAGCAAAACGCAACCTGGATCCGGGCGAAATGGCAGGAGCTGGATCCCCGCTGCTCGTATTGGTGAAAATGGATGAGGTTAAGGTAGAAGCAAGCGTTCCTCAAGAACAAATTAACAACGTCAAAGTTGGATCTTCTGTTGATGTGAAAGTAAGCAGCCTGGGCGGCAAAGTATTGAAAGGAAACGTGGAATTCGTTTCTCCGATCTCCGATGCCAACAGCAGCTCTTTCCCAGTTAAGATACGCGTGCCAAATCAGGACGGAACGTTGCGTGCAGGTATGGTAGCCGAAGTGATGCTGCAAGGTCAGGTTGAACAAGGAACAAAAGTACCAACCGCAGCTGTTTTGGAAAAAGACGGAAAACAATACATTTACACCGTTGATAAAGATGTTGTCCATCAAGTAGAAGTAACAGTGAGCAATGCAAGCGGTGACTGGACTACGGTTACGGCAGGCGTAAATGACAACGATCAAGTAGTGCTGAACCCGACCGACAAATTGGCTGAGGGCACTAAGGTGATCGCAAACTAA
- a CDS encoding HlyD family secretion protein, whose product MKRKLVLYVILLLLVVGGGGIGYYYWYQGAHFITTQDARITGDIYRVMPKMTGKLTGLAVKEGDAVVADQIVGQQDTSNIAGNLLENSVLRAPITGTVIKTQAKEGEVVSAGTSVALVIDENKLYISANLEETEIQRLKLGQKVDFTVDAFPGKQLSGHLMEIGKATNSTFSLLPSTNTTGNFTKVTQRIPIKIAIEDTAGLHLAAGLNVEIKVHVKEM is encoded by the coding sequence ATGAAGCGAAAACTGGTATTGTATGTCATTTTGCTCCTGCTCGTGGTGGGTGGTGGAGGCATTGGTTACTACTACTGGTATCAAGGTGCACACTTTATCACCACACAAGACGCACGGATTACCGGAGATATTTATCGAGTCATGCCCAAAATGACAGGCAAATTGACCGGACTCGCTGTAAAAGAAGGCGATGCGGTAGTAGCCGATCAAATCGTTGGACAACAAGATACATCGAACATTGCAGGAAACCTGCTTGAAAACAGCGTGTTGCGTGCGCCAATTACAGGTACAGTCATTAAGACCCAAGCAAAAGAGGGAGAGGTTGTTTCCGCAGGGACTTCCGTTGCTCTCGTGATTGATGAAAATAAGCTTTACATCTCCGCAAACCTGGAAGAAACGGAGATCCAACGTTTGAAATTGGGCCAAAAGGTTGACTTTACTGTCGATGCATTCCCAGGAAAACAACTGAGTGGACATCTGATGGAGATTGGGAAAGCGACAAATTCCACTTTCTCATTACTGCCATCCACAAACACAACAGGGAACTTTACAAAAGTAACCCAACGGATCCCAATTAAGATCGCCATTGAGGATACCGCTGGTCTGCATCTGGCCGCTGGTTTGAACGTTGAGATCAAAGTGCACGTGAAGGAGATGTAA
- a CDS encoding DHA2 family efflux MFS transporter permease subunit: MAEAVAQREEKGGSGGMWFSLLAILSGTFVAILNNSLINVALPAMVNIFGSTTDTMQWVLTGYMLANAVMIPMSGSLSAKFGAKKVFVISLSSFTIASVLCALAWSDTTLIAFRVVQGLSGGMIMPIGMSMIYMIVPREKIGMALGIFGIASMTAPALGPTLGGYLIEFLSWQFLFLVGVPFGIFAVIMSMVLLKETPKKPDLKFDFLGAFLAIVGFGCLLLAFSKGQAEGWTSFFIVGLFFIAIMSLILFVWVELGKDQPLLDLRLLKIPVFSISILTSGFVMMGMMGGIFLMPIFLQNIQGLTAMESGLLLMPQSIAMAVMMPISGKLMDRYGVGPIGLIGLTIMSVTTFELHNLASDSMHSWMNMILTIRGLGIGLCMMTLSTVGMNAVPRTSVGDASPLSNVLRQVLSSFAIAILTVIMQSRQTFHMAVITDNMNTDVATQLLAGLSGLYTQVGVDAASATGGASTILYGILAKEAMVEGIGDTFLVSAIPIVLSIPLLYFLHKKPKKGPEQPKEQKPAA; the protein is encoded by the coding sequence ATGGCGGAAGCGGTGGCACAGCGGGAGGAAAAAGGCGGAAGCGGCGGAATGTGGTTTTCCCTTCTCGCTATCCTCTCCGGAACCTTCGTAGCGATCCTGAACAACAGCTTGATCAACGTTGCACTCCCTGCCATGGTGAACATCTTTGGTTCAACTACAGACACCATGCAGTGGGTACTGACGGGATACATGCTGGCAAATGCGGTCATGATCCCGATGAGTGGTTCTTTGTCAGCCAAGTTCGGAGCAAAAAAAGTTTTCGTGATTTCACTTTCGTCCTTTACGATTGCATCCGTGCTTTGTGCTCTGGCGTGGAGCGACACAACGTTGATTGCGTTCCGCGTCGTGCAGGGCTTAAGCGGCGGCATGATCATGCCGATCGGTATGTCGATGATCTACATGATCGTGCCTCGCGAAAAGATCGGGATGGCATTAGGGATCTTCGGGATTGCCTCGATGACAGCGCCTGCTCTCGGGCCGACGCTGGGGGGCTATTTGATCGAGTTTTTGAGCTGGCAGTTTCTGTTTTTGGTAGGTGTACCCTTTGGGATTTTCGCAGTCATCATGAGTATGGTGTTGCTAAAGGAAACCCCGAAAAAGCCCGACCTCAAATTTGACTTTCTAGGTGCTTTTCTCGCGATAGTCGGATTTGGTTGCCTCTTGCTCGCCTTTAGTAAAGGGCAGGCAGAGGGATGGACGTCGTTCTTCATTGTCGGCTTGTTTTTTATCGCCATCATGAGTCTCATCCTGTTTGTCTGGGTGGAGCTCGGCAAGGATCAGCCACTGCTTGACTTACGCCTGCTCAAGATTCCGGTATTCTCTATCAGTATCTTGACATCCGGTTTTGTCATGATGGGGATGATGGGCGGGATCTTCCTGATGCCGATCTTCCTGCAAAACATTCAAGGGCTGACCGCGATGGAGTCGGGGCTCTTATTGATGCCACAATCGATCGCCATGGCCGTAATGATGCCGATCAGCGGGAAGTTGATGGATAGATACGGTGTAGGTCCGATTGGTCTCATCGGTTTGACGATTATGAGCGTGACTACCTTTGAATTGCATAATCTTGCTTCGGATAGTATGCATTCGTGGATGAATATGATTCTAACCATTCGCGGTCTCGGGATCGGATTATGTATGATGACATTATCAACCGTTGGGATGAACGCTGTACCACGAACAAGTGTAGGGGATGCGTCTCCACTCTCCAACGTGTTGCGGCAAGTATTGAGTTCGTTTGCGATCGCGATTCTGACTGTGATCATGCAATCGCGCCAAACGTTCCATATGGCAGTCATTACTGACAACATGAATACGGATGTGGCGACGCAATTACTTGCAGGCCTGTCAGGACTGTATACGCAGGTTGGGGTAGATGCAGCCAGCGCAACAGGGGGAGCGAGCACGATCCTGTATGGGATATTGGCAAAAGAGGCAATGGTCGAAGGGATCGGGGATACATTCCTAGTCTCGGCCATCCCGATTGTCTTATCCATTCCTCTCCTGTATTTCCTGCACAAAAAGCCGAAAAAAGGACCCGAACAACCAAAAGAACAAAAACCAGCTGCCTAA
- a CDS encoding DMT family transporter — protein MENSSLEKPLFPPYLALFLGVIAVSTSAIFVKLSDAPAPIIATYRLVFSVILTLPLLAWNRGALAEIGKLTKKVWLLCILSGVFLASHFLLWFESLNYTSVASSTVLVTLQPLFAFIGGYFFFGERVRLLALTGGLLAIVGSFVIGWGDFRVGGMALWGDFLALLGAVTVTGYWLVGQYVRQHMSSFAYTLVVYSATSVVLIGYDLVLGYSLVGYPAADWGWFFCLALFPTLLGHSLFNWIIKWINTTTISMGILGEPIGTAILAYFILGEVVTLPQWIGGLIILAGIYLFIRFNQAAKGVTTVEQQSAAPEKLA, from the coding sequence ATGGAAAACTCATCATTGGAAAAACCGTTATTCCCCCCTTATTTAGCATTGTTTCTGGGGGTTATCGCGGTATCGACCTCGGCAATTTTTGTAAAACTGTCCGATGCTCCCGCCCCGATCATCGCGACTTACCGACTCGTGTTCTCGGTCATCCTGACTCTTCCGCTCTTGGCGTGGAACCGAGGCGCCCTGGCAGAAATCGGCAAGCTGACCAAGAAAGTATGGCTGCTCTGTATCTTGTCCGGTGTCTTTTTAGCCAGCCACTTTCTACTCTGGTTTGAGTCTTTGAACTACACGTCTGTGGCAAGCTCGACTGTTCTGGTTACCCTACAGCCCTTGTTCGCCTTCATTGGAGGTTACTTCTTTTTCGGGGAACGTGTACGTCTGCTCGCACTGACAGGTGGATTGCTTGCGATTGTGGGTAGCTTCGTCATTGGCTGGGGTGATTTCCGCGTAGGCGGTATGGCATTGTGGGGGGACTTCCTCGCTCTTCTCGGCGCTGTTACCGTGACGGGTTACTGGTTGGTGGGACAATACGTCCGGCAGCACATGTCTTCTTTTGCCTACACCTTGGTCGTGTACTCGGCGACAAGCGTCGTTCTCATCGGATACGATCTGGTGCTGGGCTATTCGCTGGTAGGGTATCCTGCTGCGGACTGGGGATGGTTCTTCTGTCTTGCTCTGTTCCCGACGTTGCTCGGCCACTCCCTCTTCAACTGGATCATCAAGTGGATCAATACGACGACAATCTCTATGGGTATCCTCGGAGAGCCCATTGGCACTGCGATATTAGCGTACTTTATTCTCGGTGAAGTAGTAACGTTGCCACAATGGATTGGCGGTCTCATTATTCTCGCTGGAATCTACCTGTTTATTCGTTTCAATCAAGCCGCCAAAGGAGTGACAACCGTTGAACAACAATCAGCAGCCCCGGAAAAGCTTGCGTGA
- a CDS encoding N-acetylmuramoyl-L-alanine amidase family protein — translation MKNRILLFAALIVLTVCFPAHSMAIPFTPINMLIDVGHGGVDSGTSFGNLYEKDINLQIAKRLYQQLSEAGYRVALNRQEDIALSDENRWLNSRSRHIRDLAQRRNLAKELAPQMMLSLHVNWSKDKRRNGPVVLYQSNEQSYMLAQLVQDSLNRLAGTHDKPVKGGTYYVLKHSYCPTVIVEMGFISNAGDRHMLTNPEGQEKIAQAIKTAVSEYATLTGNLKMEAKTEESLWKMLVERLVN, via the coding sequence ATGAAAAACCGCATCCTTTTATTCGCTGCCCTGATTGTGTTGACTGTCTGTTTTCCCGCTCACAGCATGGCGATCCCGTTTACCCCGATCAACATGCTCATCGATGTAGGACATGGAGGTGTCGATTCAGGCACGTCATTCGGCAATTTGTATGAAAAAGACATCAATCTGCAGATTGCCAAACGTCTCTACCAGCAGCTGAGTGAAGCAGGCTACCGCGTAGCTCTCAACCGTCAAGAAGACATCGCGTTGAGTGATGAGAATCGCTGGCTGAATTCGCGTTCCCGCCACATTCGTGACCTCGCACAGCGCAGAAATCTGGCAAAGGAGCTCGCTCCCCAAATGATGCTCAGCTTGCATGTGAACTGGTCTAAAGACAAGCGACGAAACGGTCCTGTTGTCTTATATCAAAGCAATGAGCAGAGCTATATGCTTGCGCAGCTGGTACAAGACTCCCTCAATCGACTGGCAGGAACTCACGACAAGCCAGTAAAGGGAGGGACGTACTACGTGCTGAAGCACAGCTACTGTCCGACCGTCATCGTGGAGATGGGGTTCATCAGTAACGCCGGAGACCGTCACATGCTGACAAATCCTGAGGGACAAGAAAAAATCGCTCAGGCCATCAAGACAGCCGTGAGCGAATATGCGACTCTTACTGGTAACCTGAAGATGGAGGCGAAGACAGAAGAAAGCTTATGGAAGATGCTAGTGGAGCGACTGGTGAACTAA